In Candidatus Limnocylindrales bacterium, one genomic interval encodes:
- the cobM gene encoding precorrin-4 C(11)-methyltransferase: MKGKVYFIGAGPGDPEYLTVKGKQILEKADFILYADSLVSPEIRRFAKSDARIEGSSHLHLDEIMAKIIQAAREGQIVARVHSGDPSLYGAIQEQIVRLNEAGIPYEVIPGVSSIFAAAARLGIELTVPEVAQTLILTRIGGRTPMPPQEELRKLAVHQTTLAIFLSASHIRKVVEELREGGYSPTTPVAVLYRITWPDEQVILTTLDRVAEEVIRSRITKQALILVGPALKSLIDLDRDRGEDLKTSRLYDRTFNHLFRKTDLRKEWESKEVKGEEAGLKSSELPFGELGIIARSYPGAELARKLHHLLPDSQLYLPEDVRQRVILSKELQGVVFYNGSVISLLQDIFTSHRGLVLCMPLGIVVRALGKLAGDKRSDPAVVVVDEAGRFAISVLSGHLGGANQLARQIADLLGGQAVITTASEVHDTLAVDLLGKPWGWHLVNPDQITPVSAAVINREPVGIYQDSGERNWWSSHQPLPGNIRLYTELEELRKSDCKALILITHWENKTVPGTSSLLPLCPVVIYRPKSLVVGIGCTRGISAEEVEEALFSLLKRHQLAFESIRNLATIDLKKEETGLRVFSEKYRLSLDIFSKDQINTVKDLPHPSEVVFKQIGVWGVCEPAALLSAQRQSPCQKARLLVEKSIYDRITLAIAEIDFG, from the coding sequence GTGAAAGGAAAAGTCTATTTTATTGGAGCTGGACCGGGTGATCCGGAATATCTGACGGTAAAGGGAAAACAGATTTTGGAAAAGGCCGATTTTATTTTGTACGCAGATTCTTTGGTTAGCCCTGAGATCCGTCGATTTGCAAAATCCGATGCCAGGATAGAAGGGAGTTCTCACCTTCATCTGGATGAAATTATGGCCAAAATCATCCAGGCTGCCCGGGAAGGTCAGATAGTGGCCCGGGTCCATAGTGGAGATCCGAGCCTGTACGGGGCCATTCAGGAGCAAATCGTCCGTTTAAATGAAGCCGGGATTCCCTATGAAGTGATCCCGGGGGTTAGCTCGATATTTGCCGCTGCTGCAAGATTAGGAATCGAATTGACGGTTCCAGAAGTGGCTCAAACCCTTATTTTAACCCGGATAGGGGGTCGTACACCGATGCCTCCCCAGGAGGAATTAAGAAAATTGGCGGTCCATCAAACCACCCTGGCTATTTTTCTCAGTGCCTCTCATATCCGAAAAGTTGTAGAAGAATTGAGAGAAGGAGGTTATAGTCCAACTACTCCGGTAGCGGTCCTGTACCGGATTACCTGGCCCGATGAACAGGTTATTCTAACCACTCTGGATCGGGTTGCCGAAGAAGTTATCCGGAGCAGAATTACCAAACAAGCCCTTATTTTGGTAGGACCTGCCCTGAAATCGTTAATCGACCTTGACAGGGATCGAGGGGAAGACCTTAAAACCTCCCGCCTTTATGATCGTACCTTTAACCACCTTTTTCGTAAAACCGATTTAAGAAAAGAATGGGAAAGTAAAGAGGTGAAAGGGGAAGAGGCAGGACTAAAATCCTCTGAACTTCCTTTCGGAGAGTTGGGAATTATTGCCCGAAGTTATCCCGGTGCCGAATTAGCCCGGAAGCTTCATCATCTGTTACCAGATAGCCAGCTTTATTTACCTGAAGATGTAAGGCAAAGGGTTATTTTGTCCAAAGAACTGCAGGGTGTTGTATTTTATAACGGTTCGGTTATTTCTCTGCTTCAAGATATTTTCACATCCCATCGGGGGTTGGTACTTTGTATGCCTCTAGGCATTGTAGTTCGAGCTCTAGGGAAGTTAGCCGGAGATAAGCGGTCAGATCCAGCCGTAGTCGTTGTGGATGAAGCGGGGAGATTTGCCATCAGTGTCCTTTCAGGCCATTTAGGTGGGGCCAATCAACTCGCCCGACAAATTGCCGATTTACTGGGTGGTCAGGCCGTAATTACCACGGCATCGGAAGTTCATGATACCCTGGCCGTAGATTTACTGGGTAAACCATGGGGATGGCATCTGGTTAACCCGGACCAGATAACTCCGGTGAGTGCTGCGGTGATTAATCGGGAACCTGTAGGGATTTATCAGGATTCCGGAGAGCGAAATTGGTGGTCTTCTCATCAACCCCTTCCGGGGAATATTCGTCTTTATACGGAACTGGAAGAGTTGAGAAAATCAGATTGCAAAGCGCTGATCCTGATCACACACTGGGAAAATAAAACGGTACCCGGGACCTCCTCCCTTCTCCCTTTGTGTCCTGTGGTAATCTATCGACCTAAAAGTCTTGTGGTCGGAATCGGATGTACCCGGGGTATCTCTGCGGAGGAGGTAGAAGAGGCCTTATTTTCTTTATTAAAACGCCATCAACTGGCCTTTGAGAGTATCCGAAATCTGGCTACTATAGACTTAAAAAAAGAGGAAACGGGATTGAGAGTTTTCAGTGAGAAATATCGTTTATCCCTCGATATATTTAGTAAGGATCAAATTAACACCGTTAAAGATCTTCCCCATCCCTCTGAAGTCGTTTTTAAACAGATAGGAGTATGGGGAGTTTGTGAACCTGCCGCCCTGCTAAGCGCCCAACGTCAATCACCCTGTCAGAAGGCCAGGCTTTTAGTAGAGAAATCTATCTATGATCGGATAACCCTGGCCATTGCAGAAATTGATTTTGGGTAG
- the cobJ gene encoding precorrin-3B C(17)-methyltransferase, with translation MNGKLYLVGIGPGSLEHMTYAARRAIEESQILIGYRVYIDWIAKDPAGSSLLEGKQIIRKEITEERVRARLSIEKACEGNIVALISGGDAGIYAMAGLVFEILSEWKESKTRLPPLEVIPGITAAQAAASLLGAPLMNDFACISLSDLLTPWDQIALRLQAAAQADFVICLYNPQSRQRTWQIQEARRILLRYRSPETPVGIVSNAYREGQEVVITTLEKMIHHPIHMSTVLIIGNRSTWVLDEWLVTPRRFSGSSCGDGFEGSGNFKK, from the coding sequence ATGAACGGTAAACTTTATCTGGTAGGAATAGGCCCTGGTAGCCTGGAACATATGACCTATGCGGCCCGGAGAGCCATTGAAGAAAGTCAGATTCTTATTGGCTATCGTGTTTATATCGATTGGATTGCTAAGGATCCTGCCGGGTCTTCGTTACTGGAGGGTAAGCAGATCATCCGTAAGGAAATTACAGAGGAAAGGGTACGGGCTCGTTTATCAATTGAAAAGGCTTGCGAGGGGAATATCGTTGCACTGATTTCCGGTGGAGATGCAGGAATTTATGCCATGGCAGGATTGGTCTTTGAGATCTTATCCGAGTGGAAGGAGAGTAAAACCCGGTTACCTCCCCTTGAGGTCATACCCGGAATTACAGCCGCGCAGGCAGCGGCTTCTCTGCTGGGTGCACCACTCATGAACGATTTTGCCTGTATCAGCCTGAGTGATCTTTTAACTCCCTGGGATCAAATTGCCCTGCGACTTCAGGCTGCAGCCCAGGCTGATTTTGTAATCTGTCTTTATAATCCTCAAAGCCGCCAGAGAACCTGGCAAATTCAAGAAGCTCGACGTATTTTGCTTCGTTATAGATCACCGGAGACCCCGGTGGGGATTGTAAGTAATGCCTATCGAGAGGGACAAGAGGTAGTGATAACAACTCTGGAAAAGATGATCCACCATCCGATTCATATGTCAACGGTTCTTATTATTGGAAATCGCTCGACGTGGGTTCTGGATGAGTGGCTGGTGACTCCCAGGAGGTTTTCCGGCTCCTCCTGCGGAGATGGTTTCGAGGGTTCAGGTAATTTCAAAAAATGA
- the cobA gene encoding uroporphyrinogen-III C-methyltransferase, with protein MNEEAKPMGKVYLVGAGPGDPGLITLKGIQCIQQADVILYDYLASEELLRYAAPGAEIIYVGKQASNFQTDQKIINQKMIEGARSGKIVTRLKGGDPFVFGRGGEEAEVLAEAGIPFEIVPGVTSAIAVPAYAGIPVTHRSYSSMVTILTGHESSHKSEFQIDWSLLAREGQTLVILMGLRNLPYIVKQLLEYGKPPQTPVALIEWGTVAEQKVAIGNLQNIVEKAVEQNFKPPTTIIIGEVVQLHKKLNWFGKT; from the coding sequence ATGAATGAAGAAGCAAAACCCATGGGTAAAGTTTATCTGGTTGGAGCAGGCCCTGGAGACCCGGGACTTATTACTTTGAAGGGGATCCAATGTATTCAACAGGCCGATGTAATCTTGTATGATTACCTGGCTTCTGAAGAGTTATTAAGGTATGCTGCACCGGGGGCCGAAATCATCTATGTAGGTAAGCAGGCCAGTAACTTCCAGACCGATCAAAAAATAATTAACCAGAAGATGATTGAGGGGGCAAGATCCGGGAAGATCGTAACCCGATTGAAGGGAGGGGATCCCTTTGTTTTTGGTCGGGGTGGGGAGGAAGCAGAAGTTCTGGCCGAGGCCGGAATCCCCTTTGAAATAGTTCCCGGGGTGACTTCAGCCATTGCCGTTCCTGCCTATGCCGGAATTCCCGTTACCCATCGATCTTATAGTTCCATGGTTACCATTTTAACGGGCCATGAAAGCTCCCATAAGAGCGAATTTCAAATCGACTGGAGCTTGCTGGCTCGGGAAGGACAAACTTTAGTCATTTTAATGGGGCTTAGAAATCTCCCTTACATCGTTAAGCAGCTCCTGGAATACGGTAAGCCCCCTCAGACTCCGGTGGCCCTCATTGAATGGGGTACAGTAGCCGAACAGAAAGTGGCCATAGGGAACTTACAAAATATCGTCGAAAAAGCCGTCGAGCAGAACTTCAAACCTCCTACGACGATCATTATCGGCGAGGTCGTCCAATTACACAAGAAATTGAATTGGTTCGGTAAAACGTAG
- a CDS encoding sigma-70 family RNA polymerase sigma factor, producing the protein MFGGKNIRLKTFEQITLPYLKDLYNFARKLTKNENDAEDLTQETYLRAFEKFDQFKPGTNAKGWLFAIMYHLFIDSRKKAENRYTFVEMEKARYINEDPTHFRNSFLCLDSTEEDLQKFLTRVKLEDIKNALNHLPEPYKTVMILRDFHGFSYREIAEITELPVGTVMSRLSRGRRLLKEKILKNLPPEE; encoded by the coding sequence ATGTTTGGCGGTAAAAATATACGACTTAAAACTTTCGAACAAATAACCCTCCCCTATTTGAAAGACCTTTATAACTTTGCCAGGAAACTCACCAAAAATGAAAATGACGCAGAGGATCTAACCCAAGAGACTTACCTTCGTGCTTTTGAGAAGTTTGACCAGTTTAAACCTGGGACAAATGCCAAGGGCTGGCTTTTTGCCATCATGTATCATCTATTTATAGATTCCCGTAAAAAAGCAGAGAACCGCTACACCTTCGTGGAGATGGAAAAGGCCAGATATATTAATGAAGACCCAACCCATTTTAGAAATTCTTTCCTTTGTTTAGACTCGACAGAAGAAGACTTGCAAAAATTTTTAACCAGAGTTAAGCTGGAAGATATTAAAAATGCCTTAAACCATTTACCAGAACCCTATAAAACTGTTATGATATTAAGGGATTTTCATGGATTTAGTTATCGAGAGATAGCCGAGATCACGGAATTGCCTGTTGGAACAGTCATGTCAAGGTTATCCAGAGGGCGAAGACTTCTGAAGGAGAAGATATTGAAAAACTTACCCCCTGAGGAGTGA
- a CDS encoding zf-HC2 domain-containing protein: MKECEEVKVLLDIYLDGEFSEEDTRRIQNHLSTCPSCSEIFEKRQQFLNLIKESEIREEVPPGLELSIRSKLRKAELPQQKKPSILKARSILAGVLLLAGIIGIGLYFLQKFPSGSGENTDFLRAVTRDYEDYLRQELPLEIQSSDREEVIRWFKNKINFNLLLPSFRDKNIKLLGGRLTGFQGERVALIIYELNGNPISLAVTKAWRPKIEETARNTPEDIDFDFYQVDGYTGIYWNYRGLVYCLVSDLPENVNIHQLLDWSAS; the protein is encoded by the coding sequence ATGAAGGAGTGTGAAGAGGTCAAGGTCTTACTAGATATTTACCTGGATGGGGAGTTTAGCGAAGAGGATACTCGACGAATCCAGAACCATCTGTCCACCTGTCCAAGCTGTTCTGAAATCTTTGAAAAGCGGCAACAGTTTTTAAACTTAATTAAGGAAAGTGAGATTCGAGAAGAAGTTCCTCCGGGATTGGAGTTGAGTATTCGAAGTAAACTGCGAAAGGCTGAACTACCACAACAGAAGAAACCTTCTATCCTTAAGGCCAGATCCATCCTGGCAGGGGTTCTGCTTCTTGCCGGGATAATCGGCATAGGGCTTTATTTCCTACAAAAATTCCCGTCTGGTTCCGGAGAAAATACTGATTTTCTGAGAGCTGTTACCCGGGATTATGAAGATTATTTGAGACAAGAACTTCCCCTTGAAATCCAAAGCAGTGACCGCGAAGAGGTAATTCGGTGGTTTAAAAATAAAATCAACTTTAACCTTCTCCTCCCTTCCTTTCGAGATAAAAATATCAAGCTGCTGGGGGGACGATTAACCGGCTTTCAAGGAGAACGGGTGGCTTTAATTATATATGAGTTAAATGGTAATCCTATTTCTCTGGCTGTGACCAAGGCATGGAGACCTAAGATAGAGGAAACTGCCCGGAATACTCCTGAGGATATCGATTTTGATTTCTATCAGGTGGATGGATACACAGGGATCTACTGGAACTATCGGGGATTAGTTTACTGTCTGGTTTCAGATCTACCGGAGAATGTAAACATCCATCAACTTCTGGATTGGTCCGCTTCTTAA
- the eno gene encoding phosphopyruvate hydratase — protein sequence MSEIMDLHAREILDSRGNPTIEVDVYLDSGAMGRAAVPSGASTGEREAVELRDGDKNRYMGKGVLQAVANVNNVIAEEIIGMEALDQILVDRKLIEMDGTENKSHLGANAILAVSLAVAKAAAEEVGLPLYRYLGGVNAHVLPVPLMNVINGGVHADNNLDFQEFMIVPVGASSFKEALRMGAEVFHHLKNVLKSKQYSTAVGDEGGFAPNLRSHEEAMEILLEAIQKAGYEPGKHIYLALDAAASELYVKEESKYLFKKSGGPTRTSEEMVQLYSEWVERYPLISIEDGMSESDWRGWELLTKTLSKRVQLVGDDLFVTNPQILQEGIQKGIANSLLAKLNQIGTLSECLSAISMAQRAKYSVIISHRSGETADTTIADLAVATNCGQIKTGSLSRTDRVEKYNRLLRIEQELDRAAVYLGLEAFSNI from the coding sequence ATGAGTGAGATCATGGATCTTCATGCCAGAGAAATTTTGGATTCTCGAGGAAACCCTACCATTGAAGTAGACGTTTATCTAGACAGTGGAGCGATGGGACGAGCTGCCGTTCCTTCCGGAGCGTCGACGGGAGAACGAGAGGCTGTAGAGCTCCGAGACGGCGACAAGAACCGTTATATGGGAAAGGGGGTTTTACAGGCGGTTGCCAACGTAAATAATGTTATTGCCGAAGAGATTATCGGCATGGAAGCTCTAGATCAGATTTTGGTAGATCGAAAACTGATCGAAATGGACGGTACCGAGAACAAAAGCCATTTGGGAGCTAATGCCATCTTAGCCGTTTCCCTGGCTGTGGCCAAAGCTGCAGCGGAGGAAGTAGGACTGCCTCTCTATCGCTACCTCGGAGGGGTCAATGCCCATGTGTTACCGGTACCTCTCATGAATGTTATCAATGGAGGGGTCCATGCAGATAACAATCTGGACTTTCAAGAGTTCATGATTGTGCCGGTAGGAGCTTCCAGTTTTAAAGAAGCCCTCCGTATGGGTGCAGAAGTCTTCCATCACCTGAAGAATGTTTTAAAAAGCAAACAATATAGTACAGCGGTAGGGGATGAAGGGGGATTTGCTCCAAATCTCAGATCCCATGAGGAAGCCATGGAAATACTCCTGGAAGCCATCCAGAAAGCGGGTTATGAACCCGGCAAGCATATCTATTTAGCCTTAGATGCGGCCGCCAGTGAACTTTATGTAAAAGAAGAAAGTAAGTATCTATTTAAAAAGTCGGGGGGACCTACCCGAACCTCTGAAGAAATGGTCCAATTATACAGCGAATGGGTCGAAAGATACCCCCTTATCTCCATCGAGGATGGAATGAGTGAGTCTGATTGGCGGGGATGGGAGCTTTTGACAAAGACGCTATCTAAAAGGGTTCAATTGGTGGGGGACGATCTCTTTGTAACCAATCCCCAAATTTTACAGGAAGGAATTCAAAAAGGAATTGCAAACTCCCTACTGGCTAAACTCAATCAAATCGGTACACTTTCAGAATGTCTCTCGGCGATTTCCATGGCTCAACGGGCTAAGTATTCGGTCATCATATCCCATCGGTCCGGAGAAACCGCCGACACAACCATTGCAGATCTTGCCGTGGCAACCAATTGTGGGCAGATTAAAACGGGTTCTTTAAGCCGAACCGACCGGGTAGAGAAATATAATCGTCTTTTACGGATCGAGCAGGAATTGGATCGTGCAGCCGTCTATCTGGGATTAGAAGCCTTTTCAAATATCTAA
- a CDS encoding isoaspartyl peptidase/L-asparaginase family protein, producing the protein MNSIKENSVYLPALIVHGGAGRINDGRLQEREIGCRQAVLEGWRILQAGGTALDAVERAVVVLEDNPLFNAGKGSVLNRDGEIEMDAGIMEGAGLRAGAVAAVRNVKNPIRLARQVMEKSEHVLLVGEGAFRFAQEVEPGLAQPLLCQKEDLITENRLKEKLSSHNPQRPIIKNLESQIIHGEKDTVGAVAIDRNGCIAAATSTGGISGKYPGRVGDSPLIGCGIYADNQSGGISCTGHGEFIIRVVWAKSVADFILTRNCSAQEAANLAIDLLYTRVQGFGGLVLIDRWGQIGFAYNTPHMTYAFIKEGMENIVSGI; encoded by the coding sequence TTGAACTCGATCAAGGAAAATTCTGTATATTTACCCGCCCTCATTGTGCATGGAGGTGCGGGAAGGATAAATGATGGACGGTTACAGGAGCGGGAGATTGGATGCCGTCAGGCTGTCCTGGAGGGATGGCGAATACTTCAGGCAGGAGGAACGGCCCTGGATGCGGTGGAGAGAGCTGTGGTCGTTCTTGAGGATAACCCTCTATTCAACGCGGGTAAAGGGTCTGTTTTGAATCGAGATGGCGAAATAGAAATGGATGCCGGGATTATGGAAGGGGCCGGACTCAGGGCGGGGGCTGTAGCAGCAGTTAGAAATGTAAAAAATCCCATCCGACTGGCCAGACAGGTCATGGAAAAAAGTGAGCACGTGCTTCTGGTCGGTGAAGGGGCTTTTCGATTTGCCCAGGAAGTAGAGCCCGGTCTGGCTCAACCCTTGTTGTGTCAAAAAGAGGATCTGATAACGGAAAACCGACTGAAAGAGAAGTTGTCATCCCATAACCCCCAACGGCCTATAATAAAAAACCTGGAATCCCAAATCATCCACGGAGAAAAGGATACAGTAGGCGCGGTTGCCATAGACAGGAACGGATGTATTGCAGCCGCCACTTCTACCGGAGGTATTTCGGGTAAATATCCGGGTCGTGTAGGGGATTCTCCCCTGATAGGATGTGGGATCTATGCAGATAATCAATCGGGGGGGATTTCCTGTACGGGTCATGGTGAATTTATTATTCGAGTTGTATGGGCAAAGAGTGTAGCCGATTTTATTCTAACCAGGAATTGCTCTGCACAAGAAGCCGCTAATCTGGCCATTGACCTTCTTTATACCCGAGTTCAAGGCTTTGGAGGACTCGTTTTAATCGATCGATGGGGACAAATCGGCTTTGCCTATAATACCCCGCATATGACCTACGCCTTTATAAAGGAAGGAATGGAAAATATCGTATCCGGAATCTGA